A stretch of the Bradyrhizobium sp. CCBAU 53351 genome encodes the following:
- a CDS encoding amino acid ABC transporter ATP-binding protein, with amino-acid sequence MIELNDIHKSFGKVEVLKGITASVEKGEVVCIVGPSGSGKSTILRCINGLESYDRGEISVEGLKVDRDAPSIVNIRTQVSMVFQRFNLFPHRTALENVIEGPLYVKKEPRAQALERGRALLAQVGLAEKADAHPPQLSGGQQQRVAIARALAMQPKAILFDEPTSALDPELVGDVLGVMRKLADDGMTMVVVTHEMGFARDVADRVLFIDGGVIVEQGAAKTVLNQPQHPRTQDFLRRVLHPL; translated from the coding sequence ATGATCGAGCTGAACGACATCCACAAGAGCTTTGGCAAGGTCGAGGTGCTCAAGGGCATCACGGCCTCGGTCGAGAAGGGCGAGGTGGTCTGCATCGTCGGTCCCTCGGGCTCCGGCAAATCCACCATTCTGCGCTGCATCAACGGGCTGGAAAGCTACGACCGCGGCGAGATCAGCGTCGAGGGCCTCAAGGTCGATCGTGACGCGCCGTCGATCGTGAACATCCGCACCCAGGTCTCGATGGTGTTCCAGCGCTTCAACCTGTTCCCGCATCGCACCGCGCTGGAGAACGTGATCGAAGGGCCGCTCTATGTGAAGAAGGAGCCGCGTGCGCAGGCGCTGGAGCGCGGCCGCGCGCTGCTCGCCCAGGTCGGGCTCGCCGAGAAGGCTGACGCACACCCGCCGCAACTGTCCGGCGGCCAGCAGCAACGCGTTGCGATCGCGCGGGCGCTGGCGATGCAGCCCAAGGCGATCCTGTTCGACGAGCCGACCTCGGCGCTCGATCCCGAGCTCGTCGGCGATGTGCTCGGCGTGATGCGCAAGCTCGCCGACGACGGCATGACGATGGTCGTCGTCACCCACGAGATGGGCTTTGCCCGCGACGTGGCCGATCGCGTGCTGTTCATCGACGGCGGCGTCATCGTCGAGCAAGGGGCAGCCAAGACCGTCCTCAATCAACCCCAGCACCCCCGGACGCAGGACTTCCTGCGCCGCGTGCTGCATCCGCTCTGA
- a CDS encoding D-amino acid dehydrogenase: MKVLILGSGVIGVTSAYYLARAGHEVTVVDRQPEPALETSFANAGEVSPGYSSPWAGPGVPVKAVKWLLMKHGPLVVRPKLDPVMWVWLLKMLRNCTSARYAVNKSRMIPIAEYSRDSLRDLRRDIGIQYDERSQGTLQLFRYQAQLDGTAEDIAVLKQYGVPFEVLSREGCIAVEPALSGVKEKFVGGLRLPQDETGDCHMFTQALAKHAQALGVRFMFNTSIDRIVTDGARVSGVVTSAGTLQADSYVLALGSWSSRLAAPLGISLPVYPVKGYSITVPIKDASGAPESTVMDESYKVAITRLGDRIRVGGTAEISGYSDKLYDARRATLDHSLTDLFPRGGDLAKATFWSGLRPMTPDGPPVIGPTQYANLHLNTGHGTLGWTMSCGSGRVLADLLSGRNPDIDVSALTVDRYNHRFG; encoded by the coding sequence GTGAAAGTCCTGATCCTCGGCAGCGGTGTCATCGGTGTCACCTCTGCCTACTACCTCGCCCGTGCCGGCCACGAGGTGACGGTCGTCGACCGTCAGCCCGAGCCGGCGCTGGAAACCTCCTTTGCCAATGCCGGCGAAGTCTCGCCCGGCTATTCTTCGCCCTGGGCCGGCCCCGGCGTGCCGGTGAAGGCCGTCAAGTGGCTCCTGATGAAGCACGGCCCGCTGGTGGTCCGGCCGAAGCTCGATCCCGTCATGTGGGTCTGGCTGCTCAAGATGCTGCGCAACTGCACCAGCGCGCGCTACGCGGTCAACAAGAGCCGGATGATTCCGATCGCGGAATACAGCCGCGATTCCTTGCGCGATCTGCGCCGCGACATCGGCATCCAGTATGACGAGCGCTCGCAGGGCACGCTGCAGCTGTTCCGCTACCAGGCGCAGCTCGACGGCACGGCCGAGGACATCGCCGTGCTCAAGCAATATGGCGTGCCCTTCGAAGTGCTGAGCCGCGAGGGCTGCATCGCGGTCGAGCCGGCGCTATCAGGCGTGAAGGAGAAGTTCGTCGGCGGGCTTCGCTTGCCGCAGGACGAGACCGGCGATTGCCACATGTTCACGCAGGCGCTGGCCAAGCATGCCCAGGCGCTCGGCGTGCGCTTCATGTTCAACACCTCGATCGACCGCATCGTCACCGACGGCGCGCGCGTCAGTGGTGTCGTGACCAGCGCCGGCACGTTGCAGGCGGATTCTTACGTGCTCGCGCTCGGCAGCTGGTCGTCGCGGCTCGCAGCGCCGCTCGGCATTTCGCTGCCGGTCTATCCGGTGAAGGGCTATTCGATCACGGTGCCGATCAAGGACGCCTCCGGCGCGCCGGAATCGACCGTGATGGACGAGAGCTACAAGGTCGCGATCACGCGATTGGGCGATCGCATCCGCGTGGGCGGCACCGCGGAAATCTCCGGCTATTCGGACAAGCTCTACGATGCGCGCCGCGCCACGCTGGATCACTCGCTGACCGATCTGTTCCCGCGCGGCGGCGATCTCGCCAAGGCGACGTTCTGGAGCGGCTTGCGTCCGATGACCCCGGACGGGCCGCCCGTGATCGGCCCGACGCAATATGCCAACCTGCACCTCAACACCGGCCACGGCACGCTCGGCTGGACCATGTCCTGCGGCTCGGGCCGCGTGCTCGCGGATTTGCTGTCGGGCAGGAACCCGGACATCGATGTCAGTGCGTTGACGGTGGACCGGTATAATCACCGGTTTGGATGA
- a CDS encoding ABC transporter substrate-binding protein: MKRFGLAAVAALAIAAAAPASAQQVLKVGSTPTGIPFTFLDTKTNTIQGIMVDLITEVGKDAGFNVQIEPMQFSALIPSLTSSKIDIIAAAMFITPPRKEVVDFSDPIYTYGEGLVVPKGDTKAYATQDDLKGETVGAQVGTAFVDALKKTGLFADVKAYDTIPDILRDVNTGRLKAGYADYPILAYNLKQGGFPEVRLVEGYKPVTVGSVGIGVRKGETALLGKINASLTKLKANGTIAKILDKWGLKAQG, from the coding sequence ATGAAGCGTTTTGGTCTGGCCGCGGTCGCGGCACTCGCAATTGCAGCCGCAGCGCCCGCGTCGGCGCAGCAGGTGCTGAAAGTCGGCTCGACCCCGACAGGCATTCCCTTCACCTTCCTCGACACCAAGACCAACACCATCCAGGGCATCATGGTCGATCTCATCACCGAGGTCGGCAAGGATGCCGGCTTCAACGTGCAGATCGAGCCGATGCAGTTCTCGGCCCTGATCCCCTCGCTGACCTCGAGCAAGATCGACATCATCGCCGCCGCGATGTTCATCACGCCGCCGCGCAAGGAGGTCGTCGACTTCTCCGACCCGATCTACACCTATGGCGAGGGCCTGGTGGTGCCGAAGGGCGATACCAAGGCCTATGCCACGCAGGACGATCTGAAGGGCGAGACGGTCGGTGCACAGGTCGGCACCGCCTTCGTCGACGCGCTGAAGAAGACCGGCCTGTTCGCCGACGTGAAGGCCTACGACACCATTCCGGACATCCTGCGCGACGTGAACACCGGCCGCCTCAAGGCCGGCTACGCCGATTATCCGATCCTCGCCTACAATCTGAAGCAGGGCGGCTTCCCCGAGGTGCGCCTCGTCGAGGGCTACAAGCCAGTTACCGTCGGCTCGGTCGGCATCGGCGTGCGCAAGGGCGAGACCGCGCTGCTCGGCAAGATCAACGCCTCGCTCACGAAGCTGAAGGCCAACGGCACCATCGCCAAGATCCTGGATAAATGGGGCCTGAAGGCACAGGGCTAG
- a CDS encoding helix-turn-helix domain-containing protein, translating into MRKPAAAKPAKRARTKAVTKPAEPAMDVAVGRRIRDLRRIRQFSLETVAARTSLSIGFLSQIERGLSSPSLRVLATLADVLGVGIAALFGASPSADDTSDQVVTRGLQRPELKLWRTGVSKQLLSPASADNKLNLFLVHLEPGGSTGDELYTHDGEEAGLVLEGEMMLTVDSETWSLKTGDSFRFASRRPHRFSNPAQDAKAVVLWVNCVTGGS; encoded by the coding sequence ATGCGCAAACCGGCCGCCGCAAAGCCGGCGAAGCGGGCGAGGACCAAGGCCGTGACCAAACCGGCGGAGCCTGCGATGGACGTCGCGGTCGGCCGCCGCATCCGGGATCTCCGGCGCATCAGGCAATTCTCGCTGGAGACGGTCGCGGCGCGCACCTCACTGTCGATCGGCTTTCTCAGCCAGATCGAGCGCGGGCTGTCGTCACCCTCGCTGCGTGTGCTGGCCACACTCGCCGACGTGCTCGGCGTTGGCATCGCCGCCTTGTTCGGCGCCAGCCCTAGCGCGGACGACACGTCCGACCAGGTGGTGACGCGTGGGTTGCAGCGGCCGGAGTTGAAGCTGTGGCGCACCGGGGTGTCGAAGCAGTTGCTGAGCCCGGCGAGCGCCGACAACAAGCTCAACCTGTTCCTGGTCCATCTGGAGCCCGGCGGCTCCACCGGCGACGAGCTCTACACCCATGACGGCGAAGAGGCCGGCCTCGTGCTCGAAGGCGAGATGATGCTGACGGTGGACAGCGAGACCTGGTCGCTGAAGACAGGCGACAGCTTTCGCTTCGCCAGCCGCCGGCCGCACCGGTTTTCCAATCCGGCGCAGGATGCGAAGGCCGTGGTGCTCTGGGTGAATTGCGTGACGGGCGGGAGCTGA
- a CDS encoding amino acid ABC transporter permease, with the protein MKGFWHDAAEFFPILMNGVALTIIVTIGSLLLSTVLGLIWAMMRVSGIKALSMLSASLINVIRGIPIIVLLFYLYFVMPDLGVTLSALQAAILGLGIAYSAYQAENFRAGIEAIDKGQIEAAQSIGMGWWLTMRRVVLPQAVRIVLPPYGNVMIMMLKDSSQASTITVAELALQGKLIASSTFKNTNVFTLVALMYLTMSIPLILLVRHFEKRAGKR; encoded by the coding sequence ATGAAGGGTTTCTGGCACGACGCCGCCGAGTTCTTCCCGATCCTGATGAACGGCGTCGCGCTGACGATCATCGTGACGATCGGCTCGCTGCTGCTCTCGACGGTGCTCGGCCTGATCTGGGCGATGATGCGGGTCTCCGGCATCAAGGCGCTGTCGATGCTCAGCGCCAGCCTGATCAATGTGATCCGCGGCATCCCGATCATCGTGCTGCTGTTCTATCTCTACTTCGTGATGCCCGATCTCGGCGTCACGCTCAGTGCTTTGCAGGCCGCGATCCTCGGGCTCGGCATCGCCTATTCGGCCTACCAGGCTGAAAACTTCCGCGCCGGCATCGAGGCGATCGACAAGGGGCAGATCGAGGCGGCGCAGTCGATCGGTATGGGTTGGTGGCTGACCATGCGCCGCGTGGTGCTGCCGCAGGCCGTGCGCATCGTGCTGCCGCCCTACGGCAACGTCATGATCATGATGCTGAAGGATTCCTCGCAAGCCTCGACCATCACGGTCGCCGAGCTCGCCCTGCAGGGCAAGCTGATCGCGTCCTCGACCTTCAAGAACACCAATGTGTTCACGCTGGTGGCGCTGATGTATCTCACCATGAGCATTCCGCTGATCCTGCTGGTCCGTCACTTCGAGAAGCGGGCCGGCAAGCGATGA